The Halorussus limi genome has a segment encoding these proteins:
- a CDS encoding DNA-binding protein, with protein MSSKNVTSQVVSVDEQAFEKADEVAVDEEGFEVVDETPEFQATVQMEVQAKVDANHPDGMVDTSEERIYGATLEQEERIRAREAELERISAKAEMGTQEGREKRTRDIAAKRSAERRAEFQKRAASVDPWADPERNDPRAELRQGQLAAVNKQSMRLAEKLDGWSRAAIGRRLGEAVVSGKDLTSAVVGVFKELQTAPGQVVPIGMLEDVNRKEVSIEGRMTVLWESDSPAIQQVGLIEDDSGKTKLTSWVASDQPWIEEGELVRIHGAAKNWYNGRVSVALTGWSTVHFPERGRWWE; from the coding sequence ATGTCAAGTAAGAACGTTACCAGTCAAGTAGTTTCGGTCGATGAACAGGCATTCGAAAAAGCGGATGAAGTGGCGGTCGATGAAGAGGGCTTCGAGGTCGTCGATGAGACCCCAGAGTTCCAGGCGACGGTGCAGATGGAGGTGCAGGCAAAGGTCGATGCAAACCACCCGGATGGGATGGTCGACACCAGTGAAGAGCGGATCTACGGTGCGACCCTCGAACAGGAAGAGCGCATTCGGGCTCGGGAGGCTGAACTAGAGCGCATCAGTGCCAAGGCGGAGATGGGGACGCAAGAAGGGCGGGAGAAGCGGACGCGAGACATCGCAGCGAAGCGGAGTGCTGAGCGGCGTGCAGAGTTCCAGAAGCGGGCAGCGAGCGTGGACCCCTGGGCAGACCCGGAGAGAAACGATCCTCGTGCAGAACTCAGGCAGGGGCAGTTGGCGGCGGTGAACAAGCAGTCGATGCGGCTGGCCGAGAAGCTGGATGGCTGGTCGCGAGCAGCGATTGGTCGGCGGCTGGGTGAAGCCGTAGTCAGTGGGAAAGACCTGACGAGTGCAGTCGTCGGGGTGTTCAAGGAGTTGCAGACGGCGCCGGGACAGGTAGTTCCGATCGGGATGCTCGAGGACGTCAATCGCAAAGAGGTGAGCATCGAAGGTCGTATGACGGTGCTTTGGGAGAGCGACTCGCCGGCCATTCAACAAGTCGGACTCATCGAGGACGACAGTGGGAAAACGAAGCTAACGTCGTGGGTCGCGAGTGACCAACCCTGGATCGAAGAGGGCGAGCTCGTTCGCATTCACGGCGCGGCGAAGAACTGGTACAACGGGCGCGTCTCCGTGGCTCTGACCGGGTGGAGCACCGTGCATTTCCCCGAGCGCGGTCGGTGGTGGGAATAG
- a CDS encoding group I intron-associated PD-(D/E)XK endonuclease, producing MDLERGWRGDASEALVAADILRNGYGVAYPHGHEQKYDLITDVEWGLLRVQVKTASDYDKYRYELEISPERYPDGTVDIFAGAIHEEGTAIYVPAHEMGKTQRVNFNPPEEMPSDWHREQANLPGDFSIDEALLKIREVTDSQ from the coding sequence ATGGATTTGGAACGAGGTTGGCGGGGTGATGCATCAGAAGCCTTAGTCGCCGCAGACATTCTTCGAAATGGGTATGGCGTAGCTTATCCCCATGGTCATGAGCAGAAGTACGACCTGATAACCGACGTTGAGTGGGGGCTGTTACGAGTTCAGGTAAAGACGGCGAGCGATTATGATAAATACCGTTACGAGTTGGAAATCTCTCCAGAGCGGTACCCCGATGGTACCGTTGATATATTCGCTGGTGCCATCCACGAAGAGGGTACGGCAATATACGTCCCTGCTCACGAAATGGGAAAGACGCAACGTGTGAATTTCAATCCGCCAGAGGAAATGCCCAGTGATTGGCATCGGGAACAGGCGAACCTGCCCGGAGATTTCTCTATAGATGAGGCTCTCCTTAAAATTCGAGAGGTGACCGACTCTCAGTGA
- a CDS encoding transcription initiation factor IIB produces MATRDIYESGFDEDVRTESSANQCPECDGRVTTNAVETVCEDCGLVINEQRIDHGPEWRAYDDEECERTGAPLTAARHDRGLSTEIGYGTDANGNELSGQKRRRLARMRREQTRGRWRSKAERNLAHGLGEVRRLASALGLSDSVHDQACQLFRSAQNEDLLRGRSIEAIAAASVYGACRCNGLSRLVGEVSEMARVAESRVTNAYKVLNEELGLPAEPVSPSMFVPRLASDLECPDKIRQRARTLAEQAEEHGVTTGVHPAGFAAACLYKAGREEGRWLTQSDVAESGNVTPTTVRTHHQTLEEQVARQRPCTNTAVR; encoded by the coding sequence ATGGCAACCAGAGACATCTACGAAAGCGGATTCGACGAAGACGTCCGAACGGAATCAAGTGCGAACCAGTGTCCCGAGTGCGACGGCCGGGTCACCACGAACGCGGTCGAAACAGTCTGCGAGGACTGTGGGCTGGTCATCAACGAGCAGCGTATCGATCACGGGCCGGAGTGGCGGGCGTACGACGACGAGGAGTGCGAACGAACCGGCGCCCCACTTACTGCGGCTCGCCACGATCGCGGCCTGTCGACGGAAATCGGTTACGGCACCGACGCGAACGGGAACGAACTCTCCGGACAGAAGCGACGGCGACTCGCCCGGATGCGCCGTGAGCAGACCCGAGGTCGCTGGCGATCGAAAGCGGAACGGAATCTCGCACACGGCTTGGGCGAGGTGCGCCGCTTAGCAAGTGCCCTCGGCCTCTCCGATTCGGTTCATGACCAGGCGTGTCAGCTCTTCCGGAGCGCCCAGAACGAGGATCTGCTTCGTGGCAGGTCCATCGAGGCCATCGCCGCGGCCAGCGTGTACGGAGCCTGCCGGTGCAACGGCCTCTCGCGGTTGGTAGGCGAGGTCAGTGAGATGGCCCGCGTCGCGGAGTCGCGAGTCACGAATGCGTACAAGGTGCTGAACGAAGAGTTGGGGCTCCCTGCCGAGCCCGTCTCCCCCAGTATGTTCGTGCCGCGACTCGCCTCGGACCTCGAGTGTCCGGACAAGATCCGTCAACGGGCCCGAACGCTCGCGGAGCAGGCCGAGGAGCACGGCGTCACAACGGGTGTCCATCCGGCTGGGTTCGCAGCGGCTTGTCTCTACAAGGCCGGTCGCGAAGAAGGCCGATGGCTGACGCAAAGTGACGTCGCCGAGTCCGGGAACGTCACGCCAACAACTGTCCGGACGCATCACCAGACACTAGAGGAACAAGTAGCCCGACAACGCCCCTGTACAAATACGGCCGTTAGATAA
- a CDS encoding winged helix-turn-helix domain-containing protein: protein MTETWDDVNEQVKAEWKDDTTPFERVYEIVEQTHDGQSAAEIADRALVSEPTARRHCKTLVNTGFAETEQDGQTTLYKRNSDRVLMSRIRELREEVNRPELLDSIQEMKAEIRRYEDRYDVVSPEELAQQLDADETAGWDDLTAWRTTRQNLAVAQAALAYDEASHQLAV, encoded by the coding sequence ATGACCGAGACGTGGGACGACGTCAACGAGCAAGTCAAAGCGGAGTGGAAAGACGATACCACGCCGTTCGAGCGGGTGTACGAAATCGTCGAACAGACCCACGATGGGCAATCGGCCGCCGAGATCGCCGATCGAGCGCTCGTGAGCGAGCCGACGGCGCGTCGCCACTGCAAGACGCTCGTGAACACCGGGTTCGCCGAGACGGAACAGGACGGCCAAACAACGCTGTATAAGCGCAATAGCGACCGGGTTTTGATGTCCCGGATCCGTGAGCTGCGTGAGGAAGTCAATCGGCCAGAGTTGCTCGACAGCATCCAGGAGATGAAGGCTGAGATCCGGCGCTACGAGGATCGTTACGATGTGGTCTCACCCGAGGAACTCGCCCAGCAACTCGACGCCGACGAGACAGCGGGCTGGGACGATCTCACCGCGTGGCGAACGACGCGGCAGAATCTCGCCGTTGCCCAAGCAGCACTCGCCTACGACGAGGCCAGCCACCAGCTCGCTGTATGA
- a CDS encoding DUF7342 family protein, protein MSESPRNGVQSWTESMSARDRIRAVVETLREPWSVNWISEQADAAWSTTNDELQDVVDQGQLRRVEASETTRYQPDYTRLLFEEIRTLIDENTREELRNELAAITEEIEEWQATYDVETWEEIEQSLADGDLASAELHERREVITRWEENLEDRRLIKHALALYSDVEAAREQMMDVADRAIR, encoded by the coding sequence ATGTCGGAATCCCCACGGAATGGCGTCCAGTCGTGGACTGAGTCGATGAGCGCTCGCGACCGTATTCGAGCGGTCGTCGAGACGCTCCGCGAACCGTGGTCGGTCAACTGGATCAGCGAGCAGGCCGACGCCGCTTGGAGTACGACCAACGATGAACTCCAGGATGTCGTCGACCAGGGCCAGCTGCGCCGCGTCGAGGCCAGCGAGACCACGCGCTATCAGCCGGACTACACGCGACTGCTCTTCGAGGAAATCCGCACGCTCATCGACGAAAACACCCGCGAGGAGCTCCGCAACGAATTGGCCGCGATTACCGAGGAGATCGAGGAGTGGCAGGCGACCTACGACGTCGAGACGTGGGAAGAGATCGAACAGTCGCTCGCCGACGGTGACCTTGCAAGTGCGGAGCTCCACGAGCGCCGTGAGGTGATCACGCGGTGGGAGGAGAATCTGGAAGACCGTCGCCTCATCAAGCACGCGTTGGCGCTCTACTCGGATGTCGAAGCCGCTCGTGAGCAGATGATGGACGTGGCTGACCGCGCCATCCGCTAA
- a CDS encoding RNA-guided endonuclease InsQ/TnpB family protein has protein sequence MNDAPRRTVRIKLDVPGERRGDLHQTKTQFLHCANRMSEWAWRYDDYCITSKSRAEEPLYDELREETDLTANLVQKGIRRAIEAVTGGVEKLKQGEKTSQPKFDSWSIVYDKRSATFNDDHATLSTPNGRVSAEYVLPPENEREDTPFGRYYESDNWNVSRATLQYDENEDTFYLHVTLKNPDYGSDGAERQESESRDDAPENGVVLGVDLNVTGAFAVTSTAESIGSADFLTHKRDQYDQRRACLQQTGTRSAVLTIQSIGSQFSEWSLDWLHNRANDLIEEAGDADVDGIIFEDLTHIRESIANGSKFQQWAYAKFVELVEYKVESTELFVDFVNPAYTSQRCSHCGCTHKDNRDDKQFECQSCRYEVNADYNAAKNIANRYCGYIHCGQKSRGGWATSQLALKSGTLNVNGEYTPSALRG, from the coding sequence ATGAACGACGCTCCACGACGCACGGTACGAATTAAACTCGACGTACCCGGAGAACGTCGTGGCGACTTACATCAGACCAAGACTCAATTCCTCCACTGCGCTAACCGAATGAGCGAATGGGCGTGGCGGTACGACGATTACTGTATCACCAGCAAGAGCAGGGCCGAAGAGCCTCTGTACGACGAGTTGCGGGAGGAAACCGACCTCACCGCAAATCTCGTTCAGAAAGGTATTCGTCGCGCTATCGAAGCCGTCACGGGCGGCGTCGAGAAATTGAAGCAGGGCGAGAAGACCAGCCAACCCAAATTCGACTCTTGGAGCATCGTGTACGATAAACGCTCCGCGACGTTCAACGACGACCATGCCACGCTCTCCACCCCAAACGGCAGAGTCTCTGCCGAATACGTTCTCCCACCTGAAAATGAGCGAGAGGACACGCCATTCGGACGCTACTACGAGAGTGACAACTGGAATGTGTCAAGGGCCACGCTCCAATACGACGAAAACGAGGATACGTTCTACCTGCACGTCACGCTGAAAAATCCCGACTATGGGAGTGACGGAGCGGAACGCCAAGAAAGCGAGTCACGTGATGATGCCCCCGAGAACGGAGTGGTTCTCGGCGTGGACCTAAACGTGACTGGCGCGTTCGCCGTCACCTCCACAGCCGAGTCCATCGGCAGTGCAGACTTCCTCACCCACAAACGCGACCAGTACGATCAACGCCGTGCCTGCCTACAACAGACGGGTACTCGGTCGGCCGTTCTCACGATTCAGTCCATTGGTAGTCAGTTCAGCGAGTGGTCATTGGACTGGCTCCACAACCGTGCCAACGACCTCATCGAAGAAGCCGGTGATGCGGATGTAGACGGGATTATTTTCGAGGATCTTACCCACATCCGCGAGAGCATTGCGAACGGCAGCAAGTTCCAGCAATGGGCCTACGCGAAGTTCGTGGAACTCGTTGAGTACAAGGTTGAGTCCACTGAGTTGTTCGTAGACTTCGTGAACCCAGCGTACACGAGTCAACGTTGCTCACATTGTGGATGTACCCACAAGGATAATCGCGACGACAAGCAGTTTGAGTGCCAGTCATGTAGGTATGAAGTGAACGCTGATTACAACGCGGCGAAGAACATTGCAAACCGATACTGCGGGTATATCCATTGCGGGCAAAAGTCTCGCGGTGGATGGGCCACCAGTCAACTGGCCCTCAAGTCAGGGACGCTGAACGTGAACGGTGAGTACACGCCTTCCGCCTTGCGCGGATAG
- a CDS encoding Lrp/AsnC family transcriptional regulator, with protein MSDFALDEVDRGILFALQRDARNTTIDEIPSNVEVAASTVRNRISNLEEAGVIKG; from the coding sequence ATGAGCGACTTTGCACTGGACGAAGTTGACCGTGGGATTCTCTTTGCGCTACAACGCGACGCCAGGAACACCACCATCGACGAGATCCCATCGAACGTCGAGGTGGCGGCTAGCACGGTGCGCAATCGCATCAGCAATTTGGAGGAAGCCGGTGTGATCAAAGGGTAA
- a CDS encoding helix-turn-helix domain-containing protein: MTDHLTSRVGESRQPSKTELDRAFDILSHPYRRRILTTLVEANPRDEDELSPEHLQAADEDLEMFTTQLFHVHLPKLEAAEYIEWDRETGAITRGPNFDEVAPLVKLMRNHPDELPADWP; the protein is encoded by the coding sequence ATGACAGACCACCTTACCTCACGTGTCGGAGAATCACGACAGCCGAGCAAAACAGAGCTCGACCGGGCCTTCGACATCCTCAGTCACCCATACCGCCGTCGCATCCTGACGACCCTCGTCGAGGCTAACCCGCGCGACGAAGACGAGCTCAGTCCCGAACACCTCCAAGCCGCCGACGAGGATCTGGAGATGTTCACCACGCAGTTGTTCCACGTCCATCTCCCGAAACTCGAAGCAGCCGAGTACATTGAATGGGACCGCGAGACCGGGGCGATCACGCGTGGCCCGAACTTCGACGAGGTCGCTCCGCTCGTGAAGCTCATGCGGAACCATCCCGACGAACTTCCCGCTGACTGGCCCTGA
- a CDS encoding DUF7344 domain-containing protein, with amino-acid sequence MPEVATRPGSSADPNAVRSEFHHSHLPKLATAGWIEYDSETKTVRYKSRTEAIRSALQRTMDERDRIRVAYDGQLPRLGSR; translated from the coding sequence ATGCCGGAGGTAGCGACACGTCCCGGCAGTTCCGCCGACCCCAATGCTGTCAGGTCCGAGTTCCACCACAGCCACCTTCCGAAATTGGCGACGGCTGGCTGGATCGAATACGATTCCGAAACCAAGACCGTCCGATACAAGTCTCGAACCGAAGCCATCCGATCAGCGCTCCAAAGGACGATGGACGAACGCGACCGGATTCGTGTGGCCTACGACGGACAGTTACCAAGACTTGGCTCACGATAG
- a CDS encoding Lrp/AsnC family transcriptional regulator has product MPRELDNVDRGILYMLQLDARNTTSQEISDKTGVSASTIRNRIERLENDNIIKGYRPELDYEAANLSLRVLFVITAPPTKRSEIVEQLLEIHGAIDVTETLTGKRNIQVEVVGRDTSDIVRITDAIHELGVSVESSEIMKQRRTQPFNHFYFSEAADEMTRQDLDSEDE; this is encoded by the coding sequence ATGCCACGTGAACTCGACAACGTTGATCGCGGTATTCTCTACATGCTCCAGTTGGACGCCCGAAACACCACGTCTCAGGAGATCTCTGACAAGACGGGCGTCTCAGCCAGCACCATCCGCAATCGCATAGAGCGTCTCGAAAACGATAACATCATCAAAGGGTACCGTCCAGAACTCGATTACGAGGCGGCCAATCTCTCGCTTCGCGTGCTGTTCGTCATCACCGCACCGCCGACAAAGCGAAGCGAGATCGTGGAACAACTGCTGGAAATTCATGGAGCCATTGATGTTACTGAGACGCTCACTGGAAAGCGAAATATCCAGGTCGAGGTCGTGGGACGAGATACGAGCGACATCGTCCGCATCACAGACGCGATCCACGAACTCGGCGTCTCAGTCGAAAGTTCGGAGATCATGAAACAGCGGAGAACACAACCGTTCAACCACTTCTATTTCTCGGAGGCGGCGGATGAGATGACCCGACAGGATCTGGATAGTGAAGACGAGTGA
- a CDS encoding HalOD1 output domain-containing protein gives MSKDGNIGKTSARGRYHATFDPTSEPASDAVVSSLSEMTGTEPDKLESMESIVDPIVFDALVRRSRRSLQFSFVYHEHNVTVDTGGEFRIQPPESSRTAYKVPLDRDESPSYAVIQAIAAVNGVEPTEMPPLHDSIDPDAFEAIFDPRSPSADISRLDWSQHAGRISGGRFMSKELHSSRAFEALSNRYRRQLLLAMFETNPQDDDDLNPLRLLKQGETTEDLDVTPVSLQHVHLPKLADMGFIEWDRESGELSKGPNWEEIAPLLRLMYDHQDELPDEWLSGVSSDE, from the coding sequence ATGAGTAAAGACGGAAACATCGGGAAGACTTCTGCGAGGGGACGGTATCATGCCACATTCGATCCAACGTCCGAACCGGCAAGTGACGCTGTTGTATCCTCACTCTCGGAAATGACCGGTACGGAGCCGGACAAGCTGGAGTCAATGGAATCCATTGTGGACCCAATCGTCTTTGACGCACTCGTCCGGCGATCCCGGCGTTCCCTTCAGTTTAGTTTTGTGTACCACGAACACAACGTGACCGTAGACACTGGTGGGGAATTCCGGATTCAACCACCGGAAAGCAGTAGGACAGCATACAAGGTCCCCCTCGACAGGGACGAATCCCCGTCCTACGCAGTCATTCAAGCTATCGCAGCGGTGAACGGTGTCGAGCCGACCGAGATGCCGCCCTTACATGATTCTATTGACCCCGATGCATTCGAAGCGATATTCGACCCCAGATCCCCTTCAGCAGACATCAGTCGCCTTGACTGGAGCCAGCATGCCGGACGGATATCTGGAGGGCGGTTCATGAGCAAAGAGCTTCACAGTAGTCGAGCGTTCGAAGCACTCTCTAACCGATATCGGAGACAGTTACTGCTCGCTATGTTCGAGACAAATCCACAGGATGACGACGACTTGAATCCATTAAGGCTTCTGAAGCAGGGAGAAACAACCGAGGACCTTGATGTCACCCCGGTCAGCTTGCAGCACGTCCACCTTCCCAAGCTCGCCGACATGGGGTTCATCGAGTGGGATCGTGAATCGGGTGAACTTTCGAAGGGACCGAATTGGGAGGAGATCGCCCCGCTGCTCCGGCTGATGTACGATCACCAAGATGAACTGCCGGATGAATGGTTATCAGGGGTATCATCCGACGAATGA
- a CDS encoding helix-turn-helix domain-containing protein, which produces MSTVAEFTLPAQEFALGTVFTELPDVTVQLERVIPDANGVVPYFWVRGTESENIVKQFSEHPGVRDIREVDHADGEYLMRCEWVPDYDSVLDALIAPEVILLSAIGTVEGWTFELRGESRDSIAEFKEYCHDHGVPVALTELHALRPLDAKLNLTETQREALRLAYERGYFNSPRETTLQEIAEELGISQQALGSRIQRGNRRLIERVLMEDYT; this is translated from the coding sequence ATGTCTACTGTCGCTGAGTTCACCCTACCTGCGCAGGAGTTCGCCCTTGGTACCGTGTTCACTGAGCTTCCTGATGTAACGGTCCAGTTAGAACGTGTTATTCCAGATGCAAACGGCGTTGTCCCGTATTTTTGGGTGCGAGGAACAGAGAGTGAGAATATCGTCAAGCAGTTCTCCGAACACCCGGGAGTACGAGATATTCGGGAAGTCGATCATGCCGATGGTGAATATCTCATGCGTTGCGAGTGGGTGCCTGACTACGATAGTGTGCTTGATGCGCTTATCGCTCCAGAAGTCATCTTACTGTCAGCGATTGGAACGGTTGAGGGCTGGACATTTGAACTCCGGGGGGAAAGCAGAGACTCCATCGCGGAGTTTAAAGAGTACTGTCACGATCACGGCGTCCCGGTGGCCCTGACAGAACTGCATGCGCTTCGCCCTCTGGACGCCAAACTGAATCTCACTGAGACGCAACGTGAAGCGCTTCGACTCGCGTATGAACGGGGGTATTTCAACTCGCCACGTGAAACAACGCTGCAGGAAATCGCCGAGGAACTCGGGATTTCCCAACAGGCACTCGGCTCCCGCATCCAACGAGGCAATCGACGACTCATCGAACG